A segment of the Fibrobacter sp. UWR4 genome:
TCCTCGGCCCCCATTCCCTTTGAGGTCAGAGACTTGAAGTTCAGCAGATCTACAGCATGGTTGTAGAGAGCGTTGGTCAAGGAAATTGCTTCGCCGCCTCCATAGAGAATGTTATGAAGGATACGAGTGTAGGTATTTGCGTCTCGCATACCGAAGGAATTGCAAATTTCGTAAGGCGGAATTTCTCGCTGAGGAACCACCAGGGATTTTACCAGTTCTGCGGTAATTTTAGTGCACTGGGGATTGTAGAGAATGACCTTCTCGATTTCCTCGGCGACCAGACGGGTGTTGGTGCCTATAGCATCTGCCAGATAGAAACTAGCTTCAGCTTCGATTGCCTTATGGAAGTGTGTGGGAACCATGGCCGAAATCCAGTCCGCCATCTTGTAGGACTTGGGCTCTTCACACTTTTCGATTTTACCAACCTTGGCAATGACTTTGTACAATTCGGAGGTTGCACGAAGTTCGTCAAATTCCAGCAGTAACTTGCAATCGGGGGCGTCCTTGAGCCAGCGGGCAAGGGCCTTGGCTTCGTCCGCCTTGATTGCTTCCGCCTTATGGACTACGACCACCTGTTCCGGTGCGAACATGGATACCGAACCGCAGCTTTCCATGATGAAACCTGCGATGGACGGAATGTTCGTATCACTGGCAAAGACCACCTGCTTGGACAGCGGGTCGTCAATACGGTCCCCTAAGGAATCTTTCAGGAACTTTTCAGTGATCCTGTCCTTGGTGAACTGGTCTTTGCCAACGGTGGCGATGATCATAGGGATTTACTTGAAGTCGATGATTTCGAACTTGTTCTTACCACGGGGAGTAACAACTTCTACGATATCACCACGCTTCTTGCCCATGAATGCCGCACCCATGGGGCTCTTGAAGCTGATCTTGCCGTTCATGGGATCCACACCTTCGGGGCTCACCAGCTGGTAAGCAACTTCCTTCTTGGAGGCCAGGTTCTTTGCAGTAACGGTGGCTCCAAAACGGACTGTGTCGGAATTTGCGTCAAATTCAACGATGACAGCGTTGGAAATCTGGTCTTCTAGCTTGGGAAGTTCCAAATCGATGTG
Coding sequences within it:
- the greA gene encoding transcription elongation factor GreA: MAKTPCTQETYDKLVERYNFLKKIERPRVVDEMEEARKQGDLSENAEYHAAKEMLAHIDLELPKLEDQISNAVIVEFDANSDTVRFGATVTAKNLASKKEVAYQLVSPEGVDPMNGKISFKSPMGAAFMGKKRGDIVEVVTPRGKNKFEIIDFK
- the holA gene encoding DNA polymerase III subunit delta gives rise to the protein MIIATVGKDQFTKDRITEKFLKDSLGDRIDDPLSKQVVFASDTNIPSIAGFIMESCGSVSMFAPEQVVVVHKAEAIKADEAKALARWLKDAPDCKLLLEFDELRATSELYKVIAKVGKIEKCEEPKSYKMADWISAMVPTHFHKAIEAEASFYLADAIGTNTRLVAEEIEKVILYNPQCTKITAELVKSLVVPQREIPPYEICNSFGMRDANTYTRILHNILYGGGEAISLTNALYNHAVDLLNFKSLTSKGMGAEEACQKIGKNYFLFCKQGNAAKCCTLWPTPVLCRVIRRLADLNYEFKSSSWSVTSQELALAALVVR